The Thermoanaerobaculia bacterium genome contains a region encoding:
- a CDS encoding tryptophanase, producing MTDELSRILPEPWRVKVVEPIQLLDRRAREKHLKKAGYNLFAIPSEAVFIDLLTDSGTSAMSDEQWAAMMRGDESYAGSRNFFTFETAVREIFGFPHVIPTHQGRVAENLLFSTVLKPGQIVPSNTHFDTTRANVEANGGVALDFVVPEAKDLDSEYPFKGNMDVARLAEVLQKNPGKVPLVMLTMTNNSGGGQPVSLENVRAVKAACEKFDVPLVIDACRFAENAFFIREREAACRNWSVISIVREVFTFADGCTMSAKKDGLANIGGFLALRHDTWVQNLKNKLVLIEGFPTYGGLAGRDLEVVARGLREVLDERYLEFRIGQVRRLGERLTAAGIPIVRPVGGHAVYLDARRFLPHVPASQYPAQSLSVALYREGGVRSVEIGGVMFGRRDPKTGQEIAPDLELVRLTIPRRVYSNSHLDYVAAVVTECFRNREAIRGVRIVKQAPFLRHFTAEFEAIA from the coding sequence ATGACCGACGAGCTCTCTCGAATCCTTCCCGAGCCGTGGCGCGTCAAGGTCGTGGAGCCGATCCAGCTCCTCGACCGCCGCGCGCGCGAGAAGCATCTCAAGAAGGCGGGGTACAACCTTTTCGCGATCCCCTCCGAGGCCGTGTTCATCGACCTCCTGACGGACTCCGGCACGTCGGCGATGTCCGACGAACAGTGGGCCGCGATGATGCGCGGCGACGAGTCGTACGCCGGCAGCCGGAATTTCTTCACCTTCGAGACCGCCGTTCGCGAGATCTTCGGCTTTCCGCACGTCATCCCCACGCATCAGGGGCGCGTCGCGGAGAACCTCCTGTTCTCGACGGTTCTGAAGCCGGGCCAGATCGTCCCGAGCAACACGCATTTCGACACGACGCGGGCCAACGTCGAGGCCAACGGCGGAGTGGCGCTGGATTTCGTCGTGCCCGAAGCGAAGGACCTCGACTCCGAATATCCGTTCAAGGGGAACATGGACGTGGCGCGGCTCGCCGAGGTGCTCCAGAAGAACCCGGGGAAGGTTCCGCTCGTGATGCTGACCATGACGAACAATTCCGGCGGCGGGCAGCCGGTCTCCCTCGAGAACGTCCGGGCCGTCAAGGCGGCCTGCGAGAAGTTCGACGTGCCCCTGGTCATCGACGCCTGTCGGTTCGCCGAGAACGCGTTTTTCATCCGGGAGCGTGAGGCGGCGTGCCGCAACTGGTCCGTGATCTCGATCGTCCGGGAGGTCTTCACGTTCGCCGACGGCTGCACGATGAGCGCGAAGAAAGACGGCCTGGCGAACATCGGCGGATTCCTCGCGCTGCGGCACGACACTTGGGTCCAGAACCTGAAGAACAAGCTGGTCCTGATCGAGGGCTTCCCGACCTACGGCGGGCTCGCCGGCCGGGACCTCGAGGTGGTCGCCCGGGGCCTCCGCGAGGTGCTCGACGAGCGGTACCTCGAGTTCCGGATCGGACAGGTGCGCAGGCTCGGAGAGCGGCTCACGGCCGCCGGGATCCCGATCGTCCGGCCGGTCGGCGGCCACGCGGTCTACCTCGACGCCCGACGGTTCCTTCCCCACGTCCCCGCGTCCCAGTATCCGGCGCAGTCCCTGTCCGTCGCCCTCTACCGCGAAGGAGGGGTGCGCTCCGTCGAGATCGGCGGCGTCATGTTCGGCCGCCGGGACCCGAAGACCGGGCAGGAGATCGCGCCCGACCTCGAGCTCGTGCGCCTCACGATCCCCCGGCGGGTGTACTCGAACAGCCACCTCGACTACGTGGCGGCCGTGGTCACCGAGTGCTTCCGGAACCGCGAGGCGATCCGCGGCGTGCGGATCGTCAAGCAGGCGCCGTTTCTGCGGCACTTCACCGCCGAGTTCGAAGCCATAGCTTAG